The genome window ATACGTCTTTATATAGGCCTATGGTCAGTTTTTTAAGCATTATGACCAAATCGCCTACCTACAAAAAATAAATAGATATCTACTTTTATAGTGTAAAAATCACACAACAAAACTAACAGTAGAAGAAATGAAAAGAATTTTTACCGTTATAATAACATGTTTACTTTGCCATTTAGCTATGGGGCAAAGCGTGAAAATAGGAGAGCAAGACTATGCCTCTATTAACGCTGCTATAACAGCGGCTAACGAAAATGATGTTATTGAGATTCGCGGACAACACAATCTTACTGCAGTAGTTGCTTTAAATAAAACAGTAACATTGCAAGGAGAAGATCCAACAACTGATATTATTAGTAATAATGGTTCAACTAGAGTAATTAATATTACTGCTGCCAACACTATTATTAAGAACTTAACAATCCAAGGAGGTACAACAAGTAGCTCAACAGGAGGTGGTATCTATGCAAATAATGTATCAGGTATTACGCTGGACAACCTAATTGTCAAAAACAACAAAGCAAAGCAAGGTGGTGGTCTTGCAATAGGAGGAACTGATGCTACGATTACTAATTGTAAAATTTTAGATAACGAAGCTACTGTTGGAGTAGGCGGTGGCCTATTTGTTATCAATAGAAATGCTGGTGGAAAAGATATTTCAGTAGATATTGAAAATACGTCTATTTCATCTAACATTGCAAAAACTAATGGTGGAGCTATTGGCTTTGATCATAATGGAGAAGGTGACTACTATGTAGCAATCAATCTTGTGAACTCGACTTTAAATGAAAATGAAGCGGGTAATGAAGGCGGAGCAATTTTTACTAAATCTATTGCCCATACTACAAATACATCTACTTCAGTAATTGGTGTTGAATTGTACCATACTACAATTGTTCATAATACATTGGGTTCAGGAAGTAGCGGTTCTCGTTATGGTATATATTATTATAAAAATGGAAGTAGTGTGCCATCAGGTAGATTGAATATTTACAATTCAATCATTGCCTTAAATGCTATTTCATCGGGTACTGATGTGAACTTTGGTAATACAGATACAGAAAACTTGTACAACTCTATTTTAGGTAGAGTAGCCAACGAAAGTGGTAACATTACAAATTCTGATAACTATGAAACAGCAATAACTAATGCAGAACTTCTTTTATCAGCATCGCTAGAAACAAAAGAAGGTTCAACCAATGAAACTTACACTTTTACAGGATCTAGTATTGCTAAAGATTACTTCAAGGCAACAGCGAAAGATTTAGTAACAGAAGATGCGTTAGGTCAAACAAGAGATGCATTACCAGATGCGGGTGCTTTTGAATTTGTTCCTGCACCTTTTGATCCGGTCAATACCGTATTCAATACAACGACATCAACACAATATTATACGCTTCAAGAAGCGATTGATGATGCATCTGCGGAAGATGTAATTACTATCAATGGTACGCATAAAGAACAAATTATAATCACAAAATCGTTGACTCTTCAAGGCGATGATGCTTCGGAAGATATTCTAGAAGGTTTAGCCAATCAGGTGATTAATAATGGTTCAGTGATCCAAGTTTCAGGTGGTGATATAGACGTTAATTTTAACCATTTCACTGTAACAGGTGGAGACGCAGCCGGAAACGGTGGTGGAATAAATATTTTAGACGTTACAGGTCTAGTTTCTTTTGCTGATATGACGATAAGTGGTAACACAACATCAACAGGTCATGGTGGCGGTATTTCAGCTGTTGGTAGTGATGTAGAGATTGTAAATACGACAATTGAAAACAATACAACACAAGCTACAACCGAAAGATTTGGTGGTGGTCTTTTTATAGCGCCAGGTTTAAGCTTAGCAGAAGGAGCCACTGTAACAGTAAAGAAAACGACATTTAATAATAATACAACAGCAAAATCAGGTGGAGCTATTGGTATTGAAGGAAGATACAAGAATGGTAATCCGGTAGCGTTAGTATTAGAAAACGTAACGATCTTTGGGAACACAGCAGGTAATGGTGGAGCGATCTTCACAAAAGCCGCAGATTTAGCCACTGATAATACACAATCGAATATTTCATTAGTTGTAGATCATAGTACAATNNNNNNNNNNNNNNNNNNNNNNNNNNNNNNNNNNNNNNNNNNNNNNNNNNNNNNNNNNNNNNNNNNNNNNNNNNNNNNNNNNNNNNNNNNNNNNNNNNNNNNNNNNNNNNNNNNNNNNNNNNNNNNNNNNNNNNNNNNNNNNNNNNNNNNNNNNNNNNNNTTAGGTAAAGTAAATGCCTTACCAATAGAGAATATTACGAACAGTAAAGACCTGACTAACGATGTTTATGATCTTCAGTTATCATCAGAATTAGTAGATATGGCTGGTGCTGTAAAGGTTCTAACAATTGGAGACAGAAGTGCAGCATTAGATTTTGCAGTAGGAAGTACAATCAGTGAAGATGCTTTAGGATTACCAAGAAAAGAGACGCCAGATGCAGGTGCATACGAAGGAGAGAAGAAAGCTTTTGATCCCGTTAATACCGTATTCAATACAACGACATCAACACAATATTATACTATACAGGAAGCTGTTAATGATGCATCTTCTGGAGATGTGATTACATTTAATGGCCTTCATAAAGAGCAAATTACAATTGCAAAATCATTGACACTTCAAGGTGATAATGCGACTGAGGATATTTTAGAAGGTTTAAAAGACCAAGATATCAATGGAGGTTCTGTTGTAACTATTCCATCAGGTGATATTGAAGTGACATTTAATCACTTTACAATTACAGGAGGAGAAACATTGACCGAAGGAGTTGATGGAGGTGGTGTAAAAATCACTGATGTAACAGGTTTAGTAAGTTTCTCTAATATGATCATTAAAAGCAATCATTCTGCCGGTAGAGGTGGTGGTATCTCTTCGATTGGAGGTAACTTGACTATCAATAATTCAGTGATTGAGGATAACTCAACAACAGTTTCTAAAGAATTCTATGGTGGCGGTATCTCTATTGCACCAAGCAAAACGATATTGGAGGCAACTGTTGCTGTGATTAAAAATTCTACAATAAGCAATAATACTACTGCAAAAGCAGGGGGTGGTATTGGTATCGATGGACGTTATAGAAATGGAAATCCATTAGAAGTAACCATAGAAAATGTGACTGTTTTTGGTAATACTTCGACTACGAATGCAGGAGCAGGATTGTTTGTCAGAACGGATGATTTAGCATCAAACTCAACAGAAGCTAGTGTAAAGGTAACGGTTGACCATTCAACAATTGCATATAATGTTGGTAAGGGAATCAACTTTGCTAAAGCAGGAGATCAATTGGTTGATTTTACATTATCGAACTCTATTGTTTCTGAAAGTGGTACTTCATCGCAGGCAGATATTGAATTTAATAATGCGAATGCGACAGTGACCAATACCTTTATGGGTAAAATCGCCGGAACTCCAGTTGTAAACAATAACAGTAAGGATATTGACAGCAATACTTATTTCTTAGAATTATCTGATGAGTTAGAAGGTGATGGACTTGTTAAGGTGTTGACTATCTCAGAGTTAAGTAGTGCAGTAGACTTCGCAGAGGGTAGTACTTCTACTGCCGATGCATTAGGTCTTCCTCGCCAAGGAACTCCAGATGCGGGTGCTTTTGAAGGTGGTGAAATCACTTTTGATGATGAGAATACGGTTGTTTTAAATGATAAGCAATATAGATCTGTTGTTGAAGCGATGAACTATGTATCAAAAAATGACACCATTCATATCAGAGGTGTTCATACGGTATCTTTAATACTTACACAAGGAATTACGTTCCTAGGTGAAGACCCTACAAAAGATATTCTTCAAGCATCAGATGTGTATGGGGAGTCAACTGAAAGGTTAATTTATTTTGGTAATTCTGCCGATACAGTCAACATTGAACACTTAGGTTTAAGACATGGTCACTCTACAGAAGACACAGGCGGAGCGATTAAGACAGAAACAGTATCGGGATTATTATCTTTAAAAGATGTTCATATTTACAAAAATACATCAGACAAGAACGGTGGTGCAATTAGTGCAGGCGGAGCGAATCTAAAACTAGAGAACGTTGATGTGTACGATAATAGCTCTAGTGGTAACGGTGGGGGATTATTTATTTTCTCAAAAAATTCTTCGACACAGGATATGAAGGTAGAAATTAATAATTCTGTGATCTCAAGAAACTCAGCCGCTGGACACTCTGGAGGTATCACGGTGGATGGAAATGCTCAGTATGGTTTAAACAACCGAGTATTGGTAGAAATTAATAACACAATCATTGCTGAAAATGCAGCGAATGAATCTGGAGCGATGCAAATCAAAGGTTCATTACACCTTGACGGAGAAAGTTCTAACATTACTGTTAAGTTTAACCACAACACTATTGCTTATAACACATCAAACGGTAATAAATACGGAGTTTCTTTTGTGGGAACAGAACTTGGAATGCCTTACTTCTATTGCTACAATTCATTGATTGGACAAAATGGTACGTTTGATAATAATGATATCAATTTTGCTAATAGTAACTCTAAAGAGGTCTTTAACAATGTATTTGGTAAAGTTTATCAGTTAACAAAATGGACAGAGAGCGAGTCTGATAACCATATCAATCAAGATATTGATGGAACTCAAATCGGAAAGGAAACAGCAGAAGATGGTACAAGCATGTATCCGATTAGTGGTGGTAGTTTAGCCATCGATCATGCATTGTCTTCCAACTCGTTATCTACTGACCATACTGGTTATGCAAGAAAATATACTGCGGATGCAGGAGCTTACGAATACCGATCATTAGTATGGTTGGGAGTAAATAGCAGTGATGGAAATATTGCTACCAACTGGAACGAACAACGAGTACCTGGTGAAGATGAGTATGTTTATATTAGCAAGCATGCCAATAACCAACTTTCAGTAAGTACATCGAATGTGACTTTAGGAAATGTCGAAATCCAAGAAGGAGCAGAGGTAATGATCAGCGATGATTATTCATTGATCGTAAATTCAGATTTACAACACAAAGGAACGATTACAATGGCTTCAGGAGGTAGTTTAATTGTGAATGGAACAATGGAACAATCAGAAGCAGCGGTAGTATCACAAGAGACGGTGAACCTAAGATTGGTTGGACCAATGGTTTCAGAAGGATTACCAGAAGAAGACATTACATTCAACTCTTTTGATCCAACATTAGTTGCGGAAAATGGTTTGAGAAGTGCTTTTATCACTGAAAAATCTTCAGTACTACAAAGTGGAGAAGGATATTTGGCAACAGAAGCTTCAACATTCACATTCTCAGGTGTGGCAATTTCAGAAGACCTTAAAATGGAACGTTCTGTAAGTGAAACAAGCTACCATACTTTCTCCAATCCTTTTAACGCATATATCGATTATAATGACTTGATGTTTGCGAATGAAAATAGTTTAGGCGCGGTGTATTTATGGGAAGTAAATGCAGAAGGAGAGGATGAATTACTAACAGTAACACAATTGGGAGCTG of Flammeovirga agarivorans contains these proteins:
- a CDS encoding choice-of-anchor Q domain-containing protein, which produces LGKVNALPIENITNSKDLTNDVYDLQLSSELVDMAGAVKVLTIGDRSAALDFAVGSTISEDALGLPRKETPDAGAYEGEKKAFDPVNTVFNTTTSTQYYTIQEAVNDASSGDVITFNGLHKEQITIAKSLTLQGDNATEDILEGLKDQDINGGSVVTIPSGDIEVTFNHFTITGGETLTEGVDGGGVKITDVTGLVSFSNMIIKSNHSAGRGGGISSIGGNLTINNSVIEDNSTTVSKEFYGGGISIAPSKTILEATVAVIKNSTISNNTTAKAGGGIGIDGRYRNGNPLEVTIENVTVFGNTSTTNAGAGLFVRTDDLASNSTEASVKVTVDHSTIAYNVGKGINFAKAGDQLVDFTLSNSIVSESGTSSQADIEFNNANATVTNTFMGKIAGTPVVNNNSKDIDSNTYFLELSDELEGDGLVKVLTISELSSAVDFAEGSTSTADALGLPRQGTPDAGAFEGGEITFDDENTVVLNDKQYRSVVEAMNYVSKNDTIHIRGVHTVSLILTQGITFLGEDPTKDILQASDVYGESTERLIYFGNSADTVNIEHLGLRHGHSTEDTGGAIKTETVSGLLSLKDVHIYKNTSDKNGGAISAGGANLKLENVDVYDNSSSGNGGGLFIFSKNSSTQDMKVEINNSVISRNSAAGHSGGITVDGNAQYGLNNRVLVEINNTIIAENAANESGAMQIKGSLHLDGESSNITVKFNHNTIAYNTSNGNKYGVSFVGTELGMPYFYCYNSLIGQNGTFDNNDINFANSNSKEVFNNVFGKVYQLTKWTESESDNHINQDIDGTQIGKETAEDGTSMYPISGGSLAIDHALSSNSLSTDHTGYARKYTADAGAYEYRSLVWLGVNSSDGNIATNWNEQRVPGEDEYVYISKHANNQLSVSTSNVTLGNVEIQEGAEVMISDDYSLIVNSDLQHKGTITMASGGSLIVNGTMEQSEAAVVSQETVNLRLVGPMVSEGLPEEDITFNSFDPTLVAENGLRSAFITEKSSVLQSGEGYLATEASTFTFSGVAISEDLKMERSVSETSYHTFSNPFNAYIDYNDLMFANENSLGAVYLWEVNAEGEDELLTVTQLGAVGNHLKTWDGSIAAGEGFFAQLHDNDLTFSKEMRIESIRAYRATESVESEIPLVKINLKSSGTNAQNETLVGFADTATQGFDQGFDAYKHDGNNGVRLYSKMNEEAEMAINYLPFNDGEVTIPLFIDVNEKEEYSLTFSDLKALGDYYVVLEDKEFNTFTELSEDDVYSFISDEVSNSNRFNLIISKSKVITSVDDVTSSIQLQVTPNAVTVKSDYITQNGGEILIYNELGSVLLQEELDRGNASSTVAYQFSKQRIYIIHIKTSNGIKTHKVMF